The Bacteroidota bacterium DNA segment CAGGAATATTTTTTTGAAATGGGGCAGTGCGAAAATGTATATCTGTTTCATAAGCCCCTTGCAATAATTCTTCGAAATTATCATAACCAATTGCAAGTGCAATGCTTAAACCAATGGCACTCCATAACGAATATCTGCCTCCAACCCAATCCCAGAATTCAAACATGTTTTCTGCATCAATTCCAAATTCTAACACTTCCTTTTTCGCTGTAGAAAGTGCAACAAAATGTTTTGCTACATATTTTTCTTGTTGTGCTGATTTCAGAAACCATTCCTTTGCAGTTTGTGCATTGGTCATAGTTTCTTGTGTAGTAAATGTTTTTGAAGCAATAAGAAATAACGTAGTTTCCGGATTTAATAATTTCAATGATTCTATTATATGTGTTGCATCCACATTAGAAACAAAATGGAAATTAAAGTCGGGCAATTTATAATAAGCAAGTGCATCCACCACCATTGCAGGACCGAGATCCGAACCACCGATTCCAATATTTACAATGTCTGTAATTTTTTTATTTGAATATCCTTTCCACTCACCCGAATGCACTTTGTTGCAAAAATCTTTCATATGAGCTCTCACCTTTTTCACATCCGGCATTACATCTTCTCCATTAGTAAATACCGGTGCATCCGACATATTGCGTAATGCAGTATGTAGCACCGCACGATTTTCTTTTTCATTTATAATTGCGCCATTAAACATCAGTTCAATTGCTTTCGACAACTCACATTCATCTGCCATATGACATAGCAAATCGAATATATTTTTATTGATTCTATTTTTTGAAAAATCAAAAATGATATCATTAAAATGAATGGTAAATCCAGAAGCTCTTTCCGGATCTTTTTGAAATAGTTGTTTGAGATTGTATTGATTAATTTCCGTAAAATGCAATTGTAATTTGCGGTAAGATTCTGTATTTACAAATGCTTTTTTTGCTAACATTTTTTACGCAATTTTTCTACGGTGATAATTTACTAATTCATCAATGGGTGTTCTTACAATCAGTTGTGCCTGAATATCATATTTTTTAATCGACTCAATAAGTATATCAGAAAAATAATAACCAACAGATCCTACAAAATGAACAGGTGTAGTTTTATAATTATCGAAACGACAAACAAAACATTCTATAAATTCATTAAAGCCATCTGAAATCATTTTGCGTAGATAAGGATGAGTAACATGCCTTAAAATAAATTCAGAATAAGAGGCAAGAAATAAATTCGGACGAGGCAAACGATATACTTGTTCTATCACCTGTCTTCTTACAGGTTGATATTCATTTTCAAAAGCTTCATGTAAATCCTTCGGTAATTTATTGTAAAAGAAATCACGCACTAATTTTTTGCCGAGATAAGACCCACTTCCCTCATCACCCAAAATAAATCCCAAACTAAAATCATCATTTAAAATTTTAGTGCCATCAAAATAACATGAATTAGAACCTGTGCCTAATATGCAAACTATACCCGGGTTAGCGGGCGTGGTAGCATAAACAGCCGCATATAAATCATTATTCACATGCACTTTTGTATCGGGAAAAATATGGGTTATCGCAGAACTTATTATACCGTTTAGCTTTTTATCCGCACACCCTGCTCCATAATAATAAACATCATGAACATCATTTTTTATTTGTTGTATAGTGTCCACTTGATTGAGTTCATGAATAATCTGTTTAGTTGTAACTAAGTTTGGATTAAATCCCTGTGTAAGAAAATCATCCAATCGCCTTCCATTCTTATCAATCACTGCCCATTGCGTGCGAGTGCTGCCACTATCAGCTATCAATATCATTTATTTCCGTTTTAGTTTTAAAAATTACTTTATCAATACGAGTAGCATCCATATCCACCACTTCAAATTCAAATTCTTTCCAATCAATTTTTTCTCCTTCTGTAGGCAAACGATCCAATGCATTAATTATAAATCCGGCAACGGTATTAAATTCCTGATCATCCAACTTTTCAAATTCTTCAATTTCAAAATAATGTAGAAAATCATAAAAGGGCATACCTGCATCCACCAGATAAGAACCATCTCCCCTATCGAGTATTGTGGTGCCGGGTAAATTTAATTCATCAAATTCACCTACGATTGCTTCCAATATATCATTAATAGTTACTAACCCTTGCACAGAACCATATTCATCAATAACCAATGCATAATGAATTTGAGAAACACGAAATTTTTCCAATGCAGAATAGGCTGTATTATTTTCGGGAAGAAATAACACTGGATTGATATAATTTTTTAATCCTTCAATCTGATTAGTAGCACTGGCAAGAAACAAATGCTTTATATAGACAATACCTTTTGTTTCATCCAAATCACCATCGCAAACGGGATACACGCTATGCACTTCAGATTTAATAGTCTCCATGGTTTTTTCAACAGATGCATTAATATCCAACCATACAATATCGCTATGATGTGTCATCAGCGATGAAACTTTTCTATCACTTAAATGAAATACACGTTCTACAATATCCTGCTCGATTTCTTCTATTGCACCTGTTTCAGTGCCTTCTTGAATTATGGCTTTAATCTCTTCTTCCGTTACCTTATCATCGCTCACGGATTTTATACCAAATAATTTAATAATTGCACCGGATGAACTCGTTAAAAACCAGATAAATGGTTTGGCAATTGTTGACAAAAAAGTCATTGGTGCGGCCAAATAAATCGCAATAGGTTCCGGATTGGCCATACCAATGCGCTTAGGAATAAGTTCTCCCACAATTAATGTCAATGCAGTAATTAATATGATAACTATCGTTAAACTAATATTTGCGGCGTAAGGTGCTAAAAATTCTATTTGCACAAACAGTCCAGTAAAAAATTCTTTTACTTTTTCACCCGAAAACACTCCCAACAAAATACTGATGAGTGTGATACCCACCTGCACAGTAGATAAAAATTTTGGTGGATCGTTGTGAATAGCAAGTGCAAGTTTTGCTTTGATATCGCCACGCTTTACCGCTGATTCCAATTTCGATCTACGCACAGATACCATAGCAATTTCTGCCATTGCAAATAAGCCGTTAATCAACACCAGCACAAATATTATTAATAACTCAGAGATCATAATTTAAAGACTAAGCTATTTAATTTGAAAAAATATAAGTAAAAAAAAATGCATGCTTGCCCATGCCGTAGATTCAGGATAAGGATCGGATAATGATGTCATCGTAATTTTTCTTCGAACTACAAAGGTATTAAAAATAAGAAAGTGCGATTTTTGTTCATATGAAAAAGGAGTAATTCCTTTAATTTTCCATTGTCCGATTATCTTTAATCCCATTTCAATCTTAATACTTGTATGAAAAGAACACCTATAGATCGTGTATTACAACCCTTAAATAACTACATTTCAAAATCTGCTACCTCGGGAATTTTGCTTTTTATTTCAGCATTGAGTGCTATTGTTATGGCAAATATTCCTGCCACTTCACACATGTATCATAATTTATGGGAAATCAAATTTACCATTGGTTTTGAACCTTACGCTATCTCAAAAAATCTGCATCACTGGATCAATGACGGATTAATGTCAATATTCTTTTTCGTAGTAGGTCTGGAGTTGAAACGGGAAATTATGGCGGGTGAATTATCAAATCCAAAAGATGCGATGTTGCCTATTATAGCTGCGGTGGGAGGAATGGTTTTTCCGGCATTGATATATGCGTTATTTAATTTAAATACTGATTCCTCCGGTGGTTGGGGAATTCCAATGGCAACAGATATTGCTTTTGCACTTGGCATTTTATATTTATTGGGCGATAGAATACCCACTTCTTTAAAAATATTTTTAACAGCACTTGCTATTGCAGATGATTTAGGTGCTGTGCTTGTAATTGCTTTCTTTTATTCATCAGATATTTCTATTAGCTCCTTAGCTTATGGTTTATTATTTCTTGTAATATTAATTGCGGGCAATTATATGGGAGTTAGAAAAGCATTATTCTATGGTATCATTGGCATTGGTGGTGTATGGCTTGCATTCTTACTTTCAGGTGTGCATGCTACCATTGCAGGTGTATTAGCAGCATTAACTATTCCTGCAAATGTAAAGGTGAATGAGCGTCAATACGTTTCTAAATTAAATCAACTAAATCGCCAATTTGAATCTGCCGATCCTAATAATAATAGCTTAGTTACCAAGGAACAATTTAATATTTTAGAAGAAATTGTAACGCATACCAAAGCAGCACTTACACCATTACAAAGACTCGAGCACGGATTACATCCAATTGTAGCATACTTTGTAATGCCCATATTTGCTTTTGCAAATGCAGGGATTACTCTTTCAGGAGATGTGCTATCCAGCTTAACCAGTAATGTGGCGCTTGGAGTTATGTTTGGTTTACTGTTTGGAAAAACAATTGGTGTGTTGCTGTTGAGTAAACTC contains these protein-coding regions:
- a CDS encoding HlyC/CorC family transporter — protein: MISELLIIFVLVLINGLFAMAEIAMVSVRRSKLESAVKRGDIKAKLALAIHNDPPKFLSTVQVGITLISILLGVFSGEKVKEFFTGLFVQIEFLAPYAANISLTIVIILITALTLIVGELIPKRIGMANPEPIAIYLAAPMTFLSTIAKPFIWFLTSSSGAIIKLFGIKSVSDDKVTEEEIKAIIQEGTETGAIEEIEQDIVERVFHLSDRKVSSLMTHHSDIVWLDINASVEKTMETIKSEVHSVYPVCDGDLDETKGIVYIKHLFLASATNQIEGLKNYINPVLFLPENNTAYSALEKFRVSQIHYALVIDEYGSVQGLVTINDILEAIVGEFDELNLPGTTILDRGDGSYLVDAGMPFYDFLHYFEIEEFEKLDDQEFNTVAGFIINALDRLPTEGEKIDWKEFEFEVVDMDATRIDKVIFKTKTEINDIDS
- the nhaA gene encoding Na+/H+ antiporter NhaA, which gives rise to MKRTPIDRVLQPLNNYISKSATSGILLFISALSAIVMANIPATSHMYHNLWEIKFTIGFEPYAISKNLHHWINDGLMSIFFFVVGLELKREIMAGELSNPKDAMLPIIAAVGGMVFPALIYALFNLNTDSSGGWGIPMATDIAFALGILYLLGDRIPTSLKIFLTALAIADDLGAVLVIAFFYSSDISISSLAYGLLFLVILIAGNYMGVRKALFYGIIGIGGVWLAFLLSGVHATIAGVLAALTIPANVKVNERQYVSKLNQLNRQFESADPNNNSLVTKEQFNILEEIVTHTKAALTPLQRLEHGLHPIVAYFVMPIFAFANAGITLSGDVLSSLTSNVALGVMFGLLFGKTIGVLLLSKLAIHFKIASLPTGTNFKMIIGASLLASVGFTMSLFITELAFQNPEYIFEAKLGVLAASTIGGLLGYFYLRKVTAV
- the pgi gene encoding glucose-6-phosphate isomerase — encoded protein: MLAKKAFVNTESYRKLQLHFTEINQYNLKQLFQKDPERASGFTIHFNDIIFDFSKNRINKNIFDLLCHMADECELSKAIELMFNGAIINEKENRAVLHTALRNMSDAPVFTNGEDVMPDVKKVRAHMKDFCNKVHSGEWKGYSNKKITDIVNIGIGGSDLGPAMVVDALAYYKLPDFNFHFVSNVDATHIIESLKLLNPETTLFLIASKTFTTQETMTNAQTAKEWFLKSAQQEKYVAKHFVALSTAKKEVLEFGIDAENMFEFWDWVGGRYSLWSAIGLSIALAIGYDNFEELLQGAYETDIHFRTAPFQKNIPVIMGLIGMWYINFYKTSTYAILPYDQYLHRFPAYMQQTDMESNGKSIDRNGKKVMYNTGPVVWGEAGTNGQHAFYQLIHQGTVLIPCDFIVPANSLNETGDHHLKLLSHCFAQSEALMNGKTKEEVIAQLKSQDKSEEEIESLTPFMVFEGNRPSNTFLLDKITPHSLGNLITMYEHKIFVQGILWNIFSFDQWGVELGKKLALKILPEINTDQNITSHDSSTNALINAVHALRNKN